A DNA window from Arachis hypogaea cultivar Tifrunner chromosome 18, arahy.Tifrunner.gnm2.J5K5, whole genome shotgun sequence contains the following coding sequences:
- the LOC112770642 gene encoding LOB domain-containing protein 11 yields the protein MEASDTNTPISSSQSPTSSSSLPPPPQPTAAQVIMSPCAACKILRRRCAEKCVLAPYFPPTEPAKFTTAHRVFGASNIIKFLQELPESQRADAVTSMVYEAGARIRDPVYGCAGAICQLQTQVNELQAQLAKAQAEIANMQFQQANMVALLYMQMAEANKATATTQEPPPSPQQSVDNFIASPPHINNNLNFFDDNTSLNSMWELFGHDHITTF from the exons atggaGGCAAGTGACACAAATACCCCTATTTCTTCTTCTCAGTCTCCAACATCCTCATCTTCTCTTCCACCTCCGCCGCAGCCTACAGCAGCGCAAGTGATAATGAGCCCTTGCGCTGCTTGTAAAATTCTTCGGCGGAGGTGTGCGGAGAAATGTGTGTTGGCCCCTTATTTTCCTCCAACTGAACCTGCCAAGTTCACCACCGCTCATAGAGTCTTTGGAGCCAGCAACATCATCAAGTTCTTGCAG GAACTTCCGGAGAGTCAAAGAGCTGATGCAGTAACAAGCATGGTTTATGAAGCAGGTGCAAGGATAAGAGATCCGGTTTACGGTTGCGCCGGCGCCATTTGCCAGCTTCAGACGCAAGTCAATGAGCTTCAAGCACAGTTAGCCAAGGCTCAAGCTGAGATTGCCAACATGCAGTTTCAACAGGCCAATATGGTGGCTCTTCTTTACATGCAAATGGCGGAGGCTAATAAGGCTACCGCCACCACACAAGAACCGCCACCGTCACCGCAACAATCGGTGGACAACTTCATTGCAAGCCCTCCTCACATCAACAATAATCTCAACTTCTTTGACGACAACACTAGCCTCAACTCCATGTGGGAGCTTTTTGGACATGACCATATCACTACGTTTTAA
- the LOC112773205 gene encoding vicilin-like seed storage protein At2g28490, whose product MGNRNSLLFFILVLMCHGVTLTMGLWRNHDDVETMFLMKNSKSVVKTDAGEMRVLESYGDAKLMERRLHIGFISMEPRSLFVPQYIDSSFIIFLHEGEAKLGFMYRGKLKERTLKMGDVYRIPAGSAFYLVNIGEGQKLHIICSIDPSGAVGAGTFQSFYLGGGANPASVLSGFGTDILEAAFNVSAEEVRKMFTRQHEGPIVNLDQQDTGLWSKFLQLKDEDKLQHLKGMVLDQQEEDFDDEDNDGQEEEKQRVWSWRKLLESVVCDEIKKAWNPNKGMGKKPPHICNLYDRAPDFINSHGWSVAVDGSDYSPLKMSGVGIYHVNLSAGAMMTPHMNPMATEYGIVLRGSGRIQIVFPNGTNAMDAEIKEGDVFFIPRYFPFCQIASKDQPLEFFGFTTSASKNRPQFLVGATSLMRSMMGPELAAAFGVSEETMRHMVDAQHEDVILPYPHHQDHNKEVVEVDTIPKLIRNAMVLGW is encoded by the exons ATGGGAAACAGAAACAGCCTTTTGTTTTTTATCCTTGTTCTGATGTGTCATGGTGTAACCTTGACAATGGGGTTATGGAGGAATCATGATGATGTAGAAACGATGTTCTTGATGAAGAACTCCAAGAGTGTGGTTAAGACAGATGCTGGTGAGATGAGAGTTCTTGAAAGCTATGGTGATGCTAAGCTTATGGAGAGGCGCTTGCATATTGGATTCATCTCCATGGAGCCAAGGTCACTCTTCGTTCCTCAGTATATTGACTCAAGCTTCATCATTTTCCTCCATGAAG GGGAAGCAAAGCTGGGATTCATGTATAGAGGTAAGCTTAAAGAAAGAACATTGAAGATGGGGGATGTGTATAGAATCCCAGCTGGTTCAGCATTCTATTTGGTGAATATTGGTGAAGGTCAGAAACTTCACATTATCTGCAGCATTGATCCCTCAGGGGCAGTGGGAGCTGGTACTTTCCAG TCCTTCTATCTTGGAGGAGGAGCAAATCCAGCTTCAGTACTTTCCGGCTTCGGAACAGATATCCTTGAAGCTGCCTTTAAT GTATCAGCAGAAGAAGTTAGGAAAATGTTCACAAGGCAACATGAGGGTCCAATTGTGAATCTGGATCAGCAAGACACAGGTTTGTGGAGCAAGTTCCTTCAATTGAAGGATGAGGACAAATTGCAACACCTGAAGGGAATGGTGCTAGACCAGCAAGAAGAAGATTTTGATGATGAAGATAATGATGGACAAGAGGAGGAGAAGCAAAGAGTATGGTCATGGAGGAAGCTCTTAGAATCAGTTGTTTGTGATGAGATAAAGAAAGCATGGAACCCCAACAAGGGTATGGGTAAGAAGCCCCCTCATATTTGCAACCTCTATGACAGAGCACCAGATTTCATCAACAGCCATGGTTGGAGTGTTGCTGTTGATGGCTCAGATTATTCTCCACTCAAAATGTCTGGTGTTGGCATTTATCATGTTAATCTCTCAGCG GGAGCGATGATGACGCCGCACATGAATCCAATGGCAACAGAGTATGGCATAGTGTTGAGAGGGAGTGgaagaatccagatagtgtttcCAAACGGAACCAATGCAATGGATGCAGAGATCAAAGAAGGGGATGTGTTCTTCATCCCAAGGTACTTCCCTTTCTGCCAAATAGCATCAAAGGACCAACCATTGGAGTTCTTTGGCTTCACCACCTCTGCAAGTAAGAACAGGCCACAGTTTCTTGTGGGAGCCACGTCACTCATGAGGTCCATGATGGGTCCTGAGCTCGCTGCTGCCTTTGGTGTGAGCGAGGAAACCATGCGCCACATGGTTGATGCACAGCATGAGGATGTCATACTTCCATATCCACATCATCAAGATCATAACAAGGAAGTGGTTGAGGTTGACACCATTCCAAAGCTTATAAGGAATGCCATGGTTTTGGGATGGTAA